The following are encoded in a window of Candidatus Desulfarcum epimagneticum genomic DNA:
- a CDS encoding Cation:proton antiporter: MEILTCKPLFAVAVSLAGALFIALAGKRPNLRESIIFAIAFVKLGIVLSMIPDALAGKILVFHVVDLLPGVGLTFRVDPFGLLFALVASSLWIVTTVYSIGYMRSLDEHSQTRFYAFFALALSSAIGVAFSGNLLTLYMFYELLSLSTYPLVTHHQNPESKSSGRKYLTYLMGGSIAFFLPAMILTYTLTGTLDFSPDGILSGALSAPLAILMFLLFVFGIGKAGIMPVHSWLPSAMVAPTPVSSLLHAVAVVKVGVFSLLRVCLYVFGPDVMREFFLDTILLWLASVTIIVASVFALKQDNLKARLAYSTVGQLSYIVLAGGLLTASGVAGGMVHIVMHAFGKITLFFCAGAILVNTGIKNISEMKGIGKKMPVTMTAFFFGSLSVIGLPPFGGFLSKWNLAMGCVESGNFPVLVVLLTSSMLNAAYFLPIVYQAFFEKSPAFADAKISEAPFLTLAPPVLTACVSFLLFISPGFFLSLARMAARALTGG, from the coding sequence ATGGAAATTCTGACCTGTAAACCATTGTTCGCGGTGGCCGTCTCCCTGGCCGGCGCCCTGTTCATCGCGCTGGCCGGAAAACGGCCGAACCTTCGGGAATCGATCATCTTCGCCATCGCCTTTGTCAAGCTGGGCATTGTGCTCTCCATGATCCCCGACGCGCTGGCGGGAAAAATCCTGGTTTTTCACGTCGTGGACCTTCTCCCGGGCGTCGGGCTGACATTCCGGGTGGACCCCTTCGGGCTTCTTTTCGCCCTGGTGGCCTCCTCCCTGTGGATCGTGACCACTGTTTATTCCATCGGGTACATGCGTTCCCTGGACGAGCATTCCCAGACACGATTTTACGCCTTTTTCGCCCTGGCGCTTTCATCGGCGATCGGGGTGGCCTTTTCCGGGAACCTTCTGACCCTGTACATGTTTTACGAGCTGCTTTCCCTGTCCACCTATCCCCTGGTCACCCACCATCAGAACCCCGAGTCCAAATCCTCGGGCCGGAAGTACCTGACCTACCTCATGGGCGGCTCCATCGCCTTTTTCCTGCCCGCCATGATTTTGACTTACACGCTGACCGGGACCCTGGACTTTTCGCCGGACGGAATTCTTTCCGGCGCGCTGTCCGCGCCGCTTGCGATCCTGATGTTTCTTCTTTTCGTCTTCGGGATCGGAAAGGCCGGGATCATGCCCGTCCACTCCTGGCTTCCCTCGGCCATGGTGGCCCCCACGCCGGTCAGCTCCCTGCTCCACGCAGTGGCCGTGGTCAAGGTGGGGGTCTTTTCGCTTCTGAGGGTCTGCCTGTATGTCTTCGGGCCCGATGTGATGCGGGAGTTTTTCCTGGACACGATTCTTCTGTGGCTGGCTTCGGTCACCATCATCGTGGCCTCGGTCTTCGCGCTTAAACAGGACAACCTGAAAGCCCGGCTGGCCTATTCCACCGTGGGCCAGCTGTCCTACATTGTCCTGGCCGGCGGGCTTTTGACCGCAAGCGGCGTCGCCGGGGGCATGGTTCACATCGTCATGCACGCCTTTGGAAAAATCACCCTGTTTTTCTGCGCCGGGGCCATTCTGGTGAACACAGGGATTAAAAATATCAGCGAGATGAAGGGCATCGGGAAAAAAATGCCGGTCACCATGACCGCCTTTTTCTTCGGGTCCTTAAGCGTCATCGGCCTTCCCCCCTTCGGGGGCTTTTTAAGCAAATGGAACCTGGCCATGGGATGCGTGGAGTCCGGAAATTTTCCGGTTCTCGTGGTTCTTCTGACCAGCTCCATGCTCAACGCGGCCTATTTTCTGCCCATTGTGTACCAGGCCTTTTTTGAAAAAAGCCCCGCGTTCGCAGACGCGAAAATCAGCGAGGCGCCCTTTTTGACCCTGGCGCCGCCTGTCCTGACGGCATGCGTCTCTTTTCTGCTTTTTATCAGCCCCGGCTTTTTCCTTTCCCTTGCCAGGATGGCGGCGCGGGCGCTGACAGGAGGATAA
- the nuoN gene encoding NADH-quinone oxidoreductase subunit N: MMDQAPILVLVIPLIAAVIAPVAGLFNEKWPYALTLPALAVSGIFSAMLLLQATTSGPIHYYVGNWRPPWGIECVIDPLNALMLAIVSGTAFLAAVFSKETVRRELAGKETWFYSLFLLQTTGLTGIVITGDMFNLYVFLEITSITGYALIAAGEDGACVATFRYIILGTIGACFYLLGVGYLYMVTGSLNMADIARILPALHDSRTVLTAFAFLIVGIAVKMGLFPLHTWLPDAYSSAPSASAALIAPLMTKVSVYVMLRVVFDVFDPSFSIAMLAGTDILLWAGTIAIVAGAFKALSQTDYRRMLCYIIVAEVGYMAGGVGLANPTALKGVVLHILNDAVMTLALFFVAGIVTFKTQGRSLSDFKDLFKKMPVTMAGFAIAALSIIGVPPTCGFFSKWLLISGAIAEGAWGFVAALLFSSLVNVIVFFRIFEIGYSFQSPDESHHHDPGHGASVISEAPASMLIPLIAAAAAIALIGLFNQPIMEHIINLAIPAL; this comes from the coding sequence ATGATGGACCAGGCCCCCATTTTAGTCCTTGTCATCCCGCTTATCGCGGCCGTCATCGCGCCTGTGGCCGGGCTCTTTAACGAAAAATGGCCCTACGCCCTGACCCTTCCGGCGCTGGCCGTGTCCGGGATTTTTTCGGCCATGCTCCTGCTCCAGGCCACGACTTCGGGCCCCATCCACTACTACGTGGGAAACTGGCGGCCCCCGTGGGGCATTGAATGCGTCATCGATCCCTTAAACGCCCTGATGCTGGCCATTGTCTCCGGGACGGCCTTTCTGGCCGCCGTGTTTTCCAAAGAAACGGTCCGGCGCGAGCTGGCCGGAAAAGAGACCTGGTTTTACTCCCTTTTCCTGCTCCAGACCACCGGCCTCACCGGAATCGTCATCACCGGCGACATGTTCAACCTGTATGTCTTTTTAGAGATCACCTCCATCACCGGCTACGCCCTGATCGCCGCCGGGGAGGACGGCGCCTGCGTGGCCACGTTCCGGTATATCATCCTGGGGACCATCGGGGCCTGCTTTTACCTTCTGGGGGTGGGATACCTCTACATGGTAACCGGCTCCCTGAACATGGCGGACATCGCCCGGATTCTGCCCGCGCTCCACGACTCCAGAACCGTCCTGACGGCGTTCGCTTTTCTCATCGTGGGCATCGCCGTCAAAATGGGGCTTTTCCCCCTTCACACATGGCTCCCCGACGCCTATTCCAGCGCCCCGTCCGCCTCGGCCGCGCTCATCGCCCCCCTGATGACCAAGGTGTCCGTGTATGTCATGCTGCGGGTGGTCTTTGACGTGTTTGACCCGTCCTTTTCCATCGCCATGCTGGCGGGAACCGACATCCTGCTGTGGGCCGGGACCATCGCCATTGTCGCGGGGGCCTTCAAGGCGCTGTCCCAGACCGACTACAGACGCATGCTGTGCTATATCATCGTGGCCGAAGTCGGGTACATGGCCGGGGGCGTCGGCCTGGCGAACCCGACGGCTTTAAAGGGCGTGGTTCTGCACATCCTCAACGACGCCGTCATGACCCTGGCGCTTTTTTTCGTGGCCGGAATCGTGACATTCAAGACCCAGGGGCGCTCCCTGTCGGATTTTAAGGATCTGTTTAAAAAAATGCCCGTCACCATGGCCGGGTTCGCCATCGCCGCCCTGTCCATCATCGGCGTTCCGCCCACGTGCGGATTTTTCAGCAAGTGGCTTTTGATCAGCGGGGCCATCGCCGAAGGCGCGTGGGGCTTTGTCGCGGCGCTTCTTTTTTCCAGCCTGGTCAACGTGATTGTGTTTTTCAGAATTTTTGAAATCGGATACTCGTTCCAAAGCCCGGACGAATCCCATCATCACGACCCCGGGCATGGCGCCTCCGTCATCAGCGAGGCGCCCGCGAGCATGCTCATTCCCCTGATCGCGGCGGCGGCCGCCATCGCGCTCATCGGCCTTTTTAACCAGCCGATCATGGAACACATCATCAACCTGGCGATCCCGGCGCTGTAA
- a CDS encoding NADH-quinone oxidoreductase subunit J, producing MLEFIIGKYNYWFYILLMMTGFYAIMAKRNLVKKIIGLNIFQTAIILFYVSISSKKGGATLPIVAHHGPHGHDAVIDAAAYLNPLPHVLMLTAIVVMVATLGVALAVLIKIYRRFGTVEEDEIFEALK from the coding sequence ATGCTCGAGTTCATCATCGGAAAATACAACTACTGGTTCTACATTCTGCTCATGATGACGGGATTTTACGCCATTATGGCCAAGCGGAACCTGGTGAAAAAGATCATCGGCCTCAACATTTTTCAAACAGCCATCATCCTGTTTTACGTCTCCATTTCCTCCAAAAAAGGGGGGGCCACCCTTCCCATTGTGGCGCATCACGGGCCCCATGGCCACGACGCCGTCATCGACGCCGCCGCTTACTTGAACCCCCTTCCCCATGTGCTCATGCTCACCGCCATCGTGGTCATGGTGGCCACCCTAGGGGTGGCGCTGGCCGTTTTGATCAAAATTTACCGGCGTTTCGGCACGGTTGAGGAAGACGAAATATTCGAGGCCCTGAAATGA
- a CDS encoding conserved hypothetical protein (Evidence 4 : Unknown function but conserved in other organisms), producing MKIPAFIAALATGAVLVYGTLDMPGWGDPNSPASVHVSPRYIEKAVEETATPNIVTAVLGDYRGYDTMGETAVIFSAGVACVFLLKRRRKKHS from the coding sequence TTGAAAATCCCGGCTTTCATCGCGGCCCTGGCCACAGGGGCCGTCCTGGTTTACGGAACGCTGGACATGCCCGGGTGGGGGGACCCGAATTCGCCGGCGAGCGTTCATGTCTCCCCCCGCTACATTGAAAAGGCCGTCGAGGAAACCGCCACGCCGAACATCGTGACGGCGGTGCTGGGCGACTACAGGGGATACGACACCATGGGAGAGACCGCCGTGATATTCTCGGCGGGCGTGGCCTGCGTGTTTCTTTTGAAGAGACGGCGAAAAAAACACAGTTAA
- a CDS encoding Cation:proton antiporter, protein MIPAFDIALLILTLICAVTAITVKDLLSAVMALSAYSFFMCLIWAQMGAVDVAFTEASVSAGIGTILMIAALSKTTRRSKD, encoded by the coding sequence ATGATACCAGCCTTTGACATCGCGCTTCTGATTCTCACCCTGATCTGCGCCGTCACAGCCATCACCGTCAAGGACCTTTTGAGCGCCGTCATGGCGCTGAGCGCGTACAGCTTTTTCATGTGCCTCATATGGGCGCAGATGGGCGCCGTGGACGTGGCGTTCACCGAGGCGTCCGTGAGCGCCGGCATCGGGACCATCCTGATGATCGCGGCGTTGAGCAAAACCACAAGGAGATCAAAAGATTGA
- a CDS encoding conserved hypothetical protein (Evidence 4 : Unknown function but conserved in other organisms), with protein sequence MTIAKIAAVVFMTGGLFFFLTATIGLLRFPDFFSRLHATGKGDTLAVLLFLIGFSLYEGLSLTSVKILFIAVFMFLAQPTATHALSRAGLRCGEPLIVSEEDQNDTSL encoded by the coding sequence ATGACCATCGCCAAAATCGCCGCCGTTGTCTTTATGACCGGGGGGCTGTTTTTCTTTCTCACCGCCACCATCGGTCTGCTCCGGTTCCCCGATTTTTTCAGCCGGCTTCACGCCACGGGAAAGGGGGACACCCTGGCGGTTCTGCTTTTTTTAATCGGATTCAGCCTCTACGAGGGACTGAGCCTGACCAGCGTTAAAATACTGTTCATCGCGGTTTTCATGTTTCTGGCCCAGCCCACCGCCACCCACGCCCTGTCCCGGGCGGGCTTAAGATGCGGAGAGCCCCTCATCGTGAGCGAGGAGGATCAAAATGATACCAGCCTTTGA
- a CDS encoding conserved membrane hypothetical protein (Evidence 4 : Unknown function but conserved in other organisms), with protein MTVFFHIAGMILFFLVFLALYRVAFGPGVFNRAAAISAIGNKTLIILLIIGFVYERVEMFIDISMVYALLNFIGTLAVAKYLETESKPS; from the coding sequence ATGACTGTTTTTTTCCACATCGCGGGAATGATTTTATTTTTCCTGGTTTTCCTGGCCCTGTACCGGGTGGCCTTCGGCCCCGGGGTGTTCAACCGGGCCGCCGCCATCTCCGCCATCGGCAACAAAACCCTCATCATCCTTCTGATCATCGGTTTTGTGTATGAGCGGGTGGAGATGTTCATCGACATCAGCATGGTGTACGCCCTGCTCAACTTCATCGGGACCCTGGCCGTGGCCAAATACCTTGAAACGGAGAGCAAACCATCATGA
- a CDS encoding conserved membrane hypothetical protein (Evidence 4 : Unknown function but conserved in other organisms), with amino-acid sequence MMTEPKKDIIVRAIARVFTPFIQIYALYVIMHGHHSPGGGFQGGVILAACLALMLITRGLADTRKQLSEKMTALLSSSGIFIYVGIGTLCLALSGNFLDYHQLAPLLNVSPAQARSLGILGVEIGVGLAVMAVMYSIFYNIATAGKDMTPYPKSIHDDGA; translated from the coding sequence ATGATGACGGAACCCAAAAAAGACATCATCGTCCGGGCCATCGCCCGGGTCTTCACCCCTTTTATCCAGATCTACGCGCTTTACGTGATCATGCACGGCCACCACAGCCCCGGCGGGGGGTTCCAGGGCGGAGTCATCCTGGCGGCCTGCCTGGCGCTTATGCTCATCACCCGGGGGCTTGCGGACACGCGCAAACAGCTGTCTGAAAAAATGACGGCGCTTCTGAGCAGCTCGGGCATATTCATCTATGTGGGCATCGGGACGCTTTGCCTGGCGCTGTCCGGGAACTTTCTCGATTACCATCAGCTGGCGCCCCTTTTGAACGTATCCCCGGCCCAGGCCCGCTCCCTTGGAATCCTGGGGGTGGAAATAGGGGTGGGACTCGCGGTCATGGCGGTCATGTATTCCATTTTTTACAACATCGCCACGGCCGGGAAAGACATGACCCCGTACCCAAAAAGCATCCACGACGACGGGGCCTGA
- a CDS encoding conserved membrane hypothetical protein (Evidence 4 : Unknown function but conserved in other organisms), with the protein MEITLLIEAMDTSFSIMEKANKKAVGLLDTAVKLTSETRSVEERNIRDILEGAQKSKSVFGNFVATFLILFAFWLVLSGKYDLFHLSLGLVCAAFVAFFSHDLLFANTRVGDMRVIAKRFVMYAVWLLGQIAISNIHVAAAVFSSKKRITPRIVTFKTKLESDISWITLANSITLTPGTITMDIRDGEFMIHALNEKVARDLDAGEMEDRVAHVYMEADHMYVQDVLDVAPIFGELRK; encoded by the coding sequence GTGGAAATCACCCTTCTGATCGAAGCCATGGACACCTCCTTCTCCATCATGGAGAAAGCCAACAAAAAGGCGGTGGGCCTTCTGGACACGGCGGTCAAACTGACCTCGGAAACCCGTTCCGTGGAAGAGAGAAATATCCGCGACATTTTAGAGGGGGCGCAAAAATCCAAATCGGTTTTCGGAAACTTCGTGGCCACGTTTCTCATCCTTTTCGCCTTCTGGCTCGTTCTTTCAGGAAAGTATGATCTTTTCCATCTTTCCCTGGGCCTTGTGTGCGCCGCCTTCGTGGCCTTTTTCTCCCACGATCTGCTGTTCGCCAACACCAGGGTGGGAGACATGCGCGTGATCGCGAAACGATTCGTGATGTACGCGGTCTGGCTGCTGGGCCAGATCGCGATTTCCAATATCCATGTGGCGGCGGCCGTTTTTTCCAGCAAAAAACGCATCACGCCGCGCATTGTCACATTCAAAACCAAGCTGGAAAGCGATATCTCATGGATCACCCTGGCCAACTCCATCACCCTGACCCCGGGCACCATCACCATGGACATCCGGGACGGGGAGTTTATGATCCACGCGCTCAATGAAAAAGTGGCCCGGGACCTCGACGCCGGGGAGATGGAGGACCGGGTGGCCCACGTGTACATGGAGGCCGACCACATGTATGTGCAGGATGTTCTGGATGTGGCCCCCATATTCGGAGAACTCAGAAAATGA
- a CDS encoding conserved hypothetical protein (Evidence 4 : Unknown function but conserved in other organisms) has product MKIKRLLYTFDSKKHPFKPFDLARHVSRLSGFGLSEALFPQAGPYERWKDDLEKAGIGPKKIQDRGFSCEKILRTARDEDVSLLMVNLGENPVDSRGRALIRKLINRSHIPVLFIKNKVAETNWGDLDFFSHVIFAVNWAEPSRKAFRRLIDLKKIVRQLEIINVVERKLTIQDLRKIKQRLAETRRLCLNENIDAEAHIYAGKLDEEILTAGRDYRGTIIFMGGRARKTPVKDLFIKNDLCKTVENSDSPVWIF; this is encoded by the coding sequence ATGAAAATAAAGCGACTTCTGTACACATTTGATTCAAAAAAACATCCGTTCAAGCCCTTTGACCTGGCCCGTCATGTGTCCCGCCTGTCGGGGTTCGGGCTGTCCGAGGCCCTGTTCCCCCAGGCCGGACCCTATGAGCGATGGAAAGACGATCTGGAAAAAGCCGGGATCGGGCCGAAAAAAATTCAGGACCGGGGGTTTTCCTGCGAAAAAATACTCCGGACGGCCCGCGATGAGGATGTTTCGCTTCTGATGGTCAATCTCGGGGAAAATCCTGTGGACTCCCGGGGCCGAGCCCTGATCCGAAAACTCATCAACCGCTCCCACATCCCCGTCCTTTTCATCAAAAACAAAGTCGCCGAAACAAACTGGGGGGATCTGGATTTCTTTTCCCACGTGATATTCGCCGTCAACTGGGCCGAGCCTTCCCGGAAAGCCTTCAGGCGGCTGATTGATTTAAAAAAGATCGTGAGGCAGCTGGAAATCATCAACGTGGTGGAACGCAAACTGACCATCCAGGACTTGAGAAAAATCAAACAAAGACTCGCCGAGACCCGCCGGCTGTGCCTGAACGAGAATATCGACGCGGAGGCCCATATCTACGCCGGGAAACTGGATGAGGAAATATTGACGGCGGGCCGGGATTACAGGGGCACCATCATCTTCATGGGCGGGCGGGCCCGCAAAACCCCGGTGAAAGACCTGTTTATCAAAAACGACCTTTGCAAAACAGTGGAAAACTCGGATTCGCCAGTCTGGATTTTCTGA
- a CDS encoding Universal stress protein family protein has protein sequence MEKILETKKLLFVTDFEKLWFDALRSLKDLRKSSFDHVVFLNVIERTRVAMRRGSGYGKSEEIRLREIANIRFIEWAEYLFEEGLEVGVYIVVGSLVKQVVSAVEKEGIDLIVMGHLQKNRLERLYSGSEVNEIIRRAKTPLLVFKYKTEKGDTYGRPFKKPILAVDWPSSRIEKILDTLTEFKDAIQELNIIHVASPREIKGDSVCGAQKIRKDFRRKLEELCDRFEERGIKALPHIFIGDTVPEIEKAARECRATMIIAGSSGKGEWTEKWVGSVSGKLASESVLPTLVLPA, from the coding sequence ATGGAGAAAATTTTGGAAACCAAAAAACTGCTCTTCGTGACGGATTTTGAAAAACTGTGGTTCGACGCCCTGCGTTCCTTAAAAGATCTCAGGAAGTCCTCCTTTGACCATGTGGTGTTTTTAAACGTCATTGAAAGAACCCGGGTGGCCATGAGAAGGGGCTCGGGGTACGGGAAAAGCGAGGAAATCCGTCTGAGGGAAATCGCCAATATCCGCTTCATCGAGTGGGCGGAATATCTCTTTGAAGAGGGCTTGGAGGTCGGGGTTTACATCGTGGTGGGCAGCCTGGTGAAACAGGTGGTGAGCGCGGTTGAAAAAGAGGGCATCGACCTCATCGTCATGGGCCATCTGCAAAAAAACCGCCTGGAGCGGCTTTACTCGGGCTCTGAAGTCAACGAAATCATCCGGAGAGCCAAAACGCCCCTCCTGGTCTTCAAGTACAAAACGGAAAAAGGCGACACCTACGGAAGGCCCTTCAAAAAGCCCATTCTGGCGGTGGACTGGCCCTCCTCCCGTATTGAAAAAATCCTGGACACCCTCACGGAATTCAAAGACGCCATCCAGGAGCTGAATATCATCCATGTGGCGAGCCCCCGGGAAATCAAGGGAGACTCCGTGTGCGGGGCGCAGAAGATCCGCAAGGATTTCAGGCGGAAACTGGAGGAGCTTTGCGATCGGTTTGAAGAGCGGGGCATCAAGGCCTTGCCCCATATTTTCATCGGCGACACCGTCCCCGAAATTGAAAAGGCGGCCCGGGAATGCCGGGCCACCATGATCATCGCCGGCTCGTCGGGAAAGGGCGAATGGACGGAAAAATGGGTGGGGAGCGTGTCCGGGAAACTGGCGTCGGAGTCCGTTCTGCCCACCCTGGTGCTTCCGGCCTGA
- a CDS encoding conserved hypothetical protein (Evidence 4 : Unknown function but conserved in other organisms): protein MAKNVMIVDDDPDVRMFNIEVVKQNGYHPVAAENGEEAMALVKKSRPDLVVLDVLMPKQSGIKMYRELKTDESLKDIPVIILSGIARRTFIRSQEALTEFGDENVPEPDIYLEKPTEPWELAEAIEKLLKASL from the coding sequence ATGGCCAAAAATGTCATGATCGTGGATGACGACCCTGATGTTCGCATGTTCAACATAGAAGTCGTGAAACAAAACGGGTATCATCCGGTGGCGGCGGAAAACGGCGAGGAGGCCATGGCCCTGGTCAAAAAGAGCCGGCCCGACCTGGTGGTCCTGGATGTGCTGATGCCCAAACAAAGCGGAATCAAGATGTACCGGGAGCTGAAAACCGACGAGTCCTTAAAGGACATCCCGGTCATCATCCTGTCGGGGATCGCCCGCCGGACATTTATCCGGTCCCAGGAGGCGCTCACCGAATTCGGCGACGAGAATGTCCCGGAGCCCGACATTTACCTCGAAAAACCGACCGAGCCCTGGGAGCTGGCCGAAGCCATTGAAAAATTGCTGAAAGCGAGCCTTTGA
- a CDS encoding Histidine kinase — protein MEKILIIDDEPAIVRTLSMSLAADGHEIVQALGGEEGLDVFREEKPDIVITDVKMPGMDGLDVLKGIKALNRDAEVIIITGHGDIDMAIDALKYGASDFLNKPIRDKALSVAIRRAAEKMEIKKKLAAHTHDLENMIRAATEEIKRKSNFQSALIQSSHDGIVATNVDGRIITFNPAAEDIFGIPRRDIIRTRDSEKLYPPELQKAFAEERDLPWTETEITAGDGTKAPVKASGKILRPGREVIGVVAFFQDIREIKKLERELLKSEKLAAVGQTVAGLAHCVKNILHGFSGGSYMMDIGLDKKDINKIHSAWKMVTRNIARMSDLVMDLLSYAKDRDPDYETCRPNEMILDVSETMSYMAAENGIEVIARPDPSIGEVRMDEKSIRRAIMNLVSNAVDACASDETPGKKRRVEIRTVRQKGDRVGFIVKDNGAGMDDEVKKRLFTSFFSTKGSQGTGLGLLVTRKLVEEHYGDIRVDSTLGEGSTFTVTIPYQKFENACGKT, from the coding sequence ATGGAAAAAATTTTGATCATAGACGACGAGCCCGCCATTGTCCGGACGCTGTCCATGTCCCTGGCCGCCGACGGTCACGAGATCGTCCAGGCCCTCGGGGGAGAAGAAGGGCTGGATGTCTTTCGGGAAGAAAAGCCGGACATTGTGATCACGGATGTGAAAATGCCCGGGATGGACGGCCTGGACGTTTTAAAAGGGATCAAGGCCCTCAACCGGGACGCCGAGGTCATCATCATCACCGGCCACGGGGATATCGACATGGCAATCGACGCCCTTAAATACGGCGCCTCGGACTTTTTAAACAAGCCCATCCGGGACAAGGCCCTTTCGGTGGCCATCCGGAGGGCCGCCGAAAAGATGGAGATCAAAAAAAAACTCGCCGCCCACACCCACGATCTGGAAAACATGATCCGCGCGGCCACCGAGGAGATCAAGCGAAAATCCAATTTCCAGTCCGCGCTCATTCAAAGCTCCCACGACGGCATCGTGGCGACCAATGTGGACGGCCGGATCATCACGTTCAATCCGGCGGCCGAGGATATTTTCGGAATCCCGCGCCGGGACATCATCCGGACCCGGGATTCTGAAAAGCTCTACCCCCCCGAGCTTCAGAAGGCGTTTGCGGAAGAAAGAGACCTGCCGTGGACCGAAACCGAGATCACCGCCGGGGACGGGACGAAGGCGCCGGTGAAAGCGTCGGGGAAAATCCTTCGCCCGGGCCGGGAGGTCATCGGCGTCGTGGCCTTTTTCCAGGACATCCGGGAAATCAAAAAGCTGGAGCGGGAGCTTTTAAAGTCTGAAAAACTCGCGGCCGTGGGCCAGACGGTGGCCGGCCTGGCGCACTGCGTCAAAAACATTCTCCACGGTTTCAGCGGCGGCAGCTATATGATGGACATCGGCCTTGACAAAAAAGATATAAATAAGATACATTCCGCATGGAAAATGGTGACGCGCAATATCGCCCGGATGTCGGATCTGGTCATGGATCTTTTGTCCTACGCCAAAGACCGGGATCCTGACTATGAGACATGCCGCCCCAATGAGATGATCCTGGATGTGAGCGAAACCATGTCCTACATGGCCGCTGAAAACGGCATTGAAGTCATCGCCCGCCCGGACCCGTCCATCGGCGAAGTTCGCATGGACGAAAAATCCATTCGACGGGCCATCATGAACCTGGTTTCAAACGCCGTGGACGCGTGCGCGTCCGACGAAACCCCGGGCAAAAAACGCCGGGTGGAGATCCGGACGGTCCGGCAAAAAGGGGATCGCGTCGGTTTCATTGTGAAAGACAATGGCGCGGGAATGGATGACGAGGTCAAAAAAAGGCTTTTCACCTCATTTTTCAGCACAAAAGGCTCCCAGGGGACCGGCCTGGGCCTGTTGGTCACAAGAAAACTGGTGGAAGAGCATTATGGAGACATCCGGGTGGACTCGACCCTGGGAGAAGGCTCCACTTTCACCGTCACGATCCCTTATCAAAAGTTTGAGAACGCCTGCGGCAAAACATGA